From Halanaeroarchaeum sulfurireducens, a single genomic window includes:
- a CDS encoding UbiD family decarboxylase — MGLRQLLADRGDATVLTESVDPRFELPALAAADESAPMVFEEVAGYPDVRGVSNLVSTRDLLADALGVERDGVIGAMSAAMDQPRALDDSVSPRFDAVVTDPDLDEHIPIPVFYDEHERQYFASSIVAVEDPETGVGNLSFHRMMYDGGDELVVRMVERHLHDIYSRTDGPLEVAIVMGVHPAVELAAATSFSPEMSELEMANALLDGDLAVTEIDGIRVPADAEVVLRATITKERREEGPFVDLSRTWDRTREQPVVSVSDLYMREDPYVRIIVPGRTEHAHLMGVPQEPRIYTIVENTIPTVQSVVLTPGGCSWLHGVVQIDKRQAGDPKNAGMAALAGHPSMKKVTVVDADVDPADPQQVEWAEATRMQPDRDITTIEHAKGSSLDPSQDYETGVLTKWIVDATIPADRDPADFREVPVPEADEIDVDDYR; from the coding sequence ATGGGACTGCGACAGCTGCTGGCCGACCGGGGGGACGCCACCGTCCTCACGGAATCGGTGGACCCGCGATTCGAACTCCCGGCGCTCGCGGCCGCAGACGAGTCCGCGCCGATGGTATTCGAGGAAGTCGCGGGCTACCCCGACGTCCGGGGTGTCTCGAATCTCGTCTCCACCCGCGATCTGCTCGCCGACGCCCTCGGCGTGGAGCGCGATGGGGTGATCGGGGCGATGAGCGCGGCGATGGATCAGCCGCGGGCACTCGACGATTCCGTCTCGCCGCGCTTCGACGCCGTGGTCACTGACCCGGACCTGGACGAACACATCCCGATCCCCGTCTTCTACGACGAACACGAACGCCAGTACTTCGCGTCGAGTATCGTCGCGGTCGAGGATCCAGAGACGGGCGTCGGGAACCTCTCCTTTCACCGGATGATGTACGATGGCGGCGACGAACTCGTCGTTCGGATGGTCGAACGCCACCTTCACGACATCTACTCGCGAACCGACGGTCCGCTCGAGGTCGCCATCGTGATGGGCGTTCACCCGGCGGTCGAACTGGCCGCCGCCACGTCGTTCTCGCCCGAGATGAGCGAACTCGAGATGGCGAACGCGCTGCTCGACGGCGACCTTGCAGTGACCGAGATCGACGGTATTCGCGTTCCGGCGGACGCAGAGGTGGTCCTCAGGGCGACCATCACGAAGGAGCGTCGGGAGGAAGGGCCGTTCGTGGATCTCTCGCGCACGTGGGATCGCACCCGAGAGCAACCGGTCGTCTCGGTCTCCGATCTCTACATGCGCGAGGATCCCTACGTCAGAATCATCGTGCCGGGCCGAACCGAACACGCCCATCTCATGGGCGTTCCCCAGGAACCTCGCATCTACACGATCGTCGAGAATACGATTCCGACCGTCCAGTCGGTCGTGCTCACGCCCGGGGGCTGTTCCTGGCTCCACGGCGTCGTCCAGATCGACAAACGTCAAGCGGGCGATCCGAAGAATGCCGGGATGGCCGCCCTCGCTGGCCATCCGTCGATGAAGAAGGTGACCGTCGTGGACGCGGACGTCGACCCGGCCGATCCCCAGCAGGTCGAGTGGGCCGAAGCGACGCGGATGCAACCGGATCGGGACATCACGACCATCGAGCACGCGAAGGGCTCCTCGCTCGACCCGTCCCAGGACTACGAGACGGGCGTACTCACGAAGTGGATCGTCGACGCGACGATCCCCGCTGACCGCGATCCCGCGGACTTCCGAGAGGTACCGGTCCCAGAAGCCGACGAGATCGACGTGGACGACTACCGGTGA
- a CDS encoding MTH865 family protein: MSAKEELREQFVAAFEGADYPVDDPMDLLPALPDGPSTKFSADDVTLTAMDLATNLGDKANFPYDTVDALVDDVISSLEDENYL; this comes from the coding sequence ATGTCCGCAAAAGAGGAATTGCGCGAGCAATTCGTCGCGGCGTTCGAAGGCGCAGACTACCCAGTCGACGACCCGATGGACCTGCTTCCCGCATTACCGGACGGACCGTCGACGAAGTTCTCCGCGGACGACGTCACGCTGACGGCGATGGATCTCGCGACGAACCTCGGCGACAAGGCCAATTTTCCGTACGATACCGTCGACGCTCTCGTCGACGACGTGATCTCGTCGCTCGAAGACGAAAACTATCTCTAA
- a CDS encoding M28 family peptidase, giving the protein MTAWIGDLFRSDVGWNHLETLVDVPNRMAGTAGEREGAARTRGALDEFARDARLDEFAIQGWERGSTTIETPAGTADGIALPRSPADDVTGRFVDLGHGLPEDFEQTDVEDAIVMVSSDVPDWYDRFVHRKEKYYYAVRDGAAGFVFANHYEGCLPPTGSVGNADDPIGEIPAVGVSKEVGARLRRRFEGQMIHVAVEADVSDATSQNVHAELGPDTDEELLVTSHVDAHDIAEGAMDNGAGTAMVVEIARVLAEREDELDTRVHFVTYGAEEVGLVGSSHDAATRDRETVRAIVNIDGIVQARTLSVHTHGFDALGDAVTDLAEDFGHPVHTTPRQSTHSDHWPYVQWGVPGYHVTSETGDEGRGWGHTYGDTFDKLERRTFREQAVLLVELVRRLADDGFDVAHVSPDVIAAALEAEDEAEGLKVIGNWPY; this is encoded by the coding sequence ATGACCGCGTGGATCGGCGACCTCTTCCGGAGCGACGTCGGCTGGAACCACCTGGAAACACTCGTTGACGTCCCCAATAGAATGGCCGGGACGGCGGGCGAACGCGAGGGCGCAGCGAGAACTCGTGGCGCACTCGACGAGTTCGCACGGGACGCCCGTCTCGACGAATTCGCCATCCAGGGCTGGGAGCGGGGCTCGACCACCATCGAAACGCCGGCGGGCACAGCGGACGGCATCGCCCTCCCGCGAAGCCCAGCCGACGATGTCACCGGTCGATTCGTCGATCTGGGACACGGGCTTCCCGAGGATTTCGAGCAAACGGACGTCGAAGATGCGATCGTCATGGTTTCTTCGGACGTCCCCGACTGGTACGACCGGTTCGTCCACCGCAAGGAGAAGTACTACTACGCGGTCCGTGACGGCGCCGCCGGGTTCGTCTTCGCGAACCACTACGAGGGCTGTCTGCCACCGACCGGGAGCGTCGGTAACGCCGACGATCCGATCGGCGAAATACCGGCCGTCGGCGTTTCGAAGGAAGTCGGTGCGCGATTGCGCCGTCGGTTCGAGGGCCAGATGATCCACGTCGCCGTCGAGGCGGATGTGTCCGATGCGACCAGTCAGAACGTTCACGCGGAACTCGGCCCCGACACCGACGAGGAACTCCTCGTGACGAGTCACGTCGACGCCCACGATATCGCGGAAGGAGCGATGGACAACGGGGCGGGCACCGCGATGGTCGTCGAAATCGCCCGCGTGCTCGCCGAGCGGGAGGACGAACTCGATACCAGAGTTCACTTCGTCACTTACGGCGCCGAGGAGGTGGGTCTGGTCGGATCCAGCCACGACGCCGCAACGCGCGATCGAGAGACCGTCCGGGCGATTGTCAACATCGACGGAATCGTCCAGGCCAGGACGCTGTCCGTTCACACGCATGGCTTCGACGCGCTGGGCGATGCCGTGACCGACCTCGCCGAGGACTTCGGCCATCCAGTTCACACGACACCACGGCAGAGCACCCACAGCGACCACTGGCCGTACGTTCAGTGGGGCGTTCCCGGGTACCACGTCACCAGCGAGACGGGCGACGAGGGACGGGGGTGGGGACACACCTACGGCGATACATTCGACAAACTCGAGCGTCGAACGTTCCGCGAACAGGCCGTACTGCTCGTCGAACTGGTCCGCCGTCTCGCCGACGACGGGTTCGACGTCGCCCACGTCTCGCCCGACGTGATCGCCGCGGCCCTCGAAGCAGAGGACGAGGCCGAGGGATTGAAAGTGATCGGCAACTGGCCGTACTGA
- a CDS encoding DUF126 domain-containing protein yields MSHTTHDGRTIADGEATGAVLRSTEPISFYGAVDIESGEFIEEGHQLEGENVSDRVLVFPRGKGSTVGSYVLYGLAQRGNAPAAIVNAETETIVATGAILGEIPCVDGIDVTDLEDGDRVNVDADEGTVTVLED; encoded by the coding sequence ATGAGCCACACCACACACGACGGCCGCACTATCGCAGACGGCGAGGCCACGGGAGCGGTCCTTCGCTCGACGGAGCCCATCAGCTTCTACGGGGCCGTCGATATCGAGTCGGGCGAGTTCATCGAAGAGGGCCATCAACTCGAGGGCGAGAACGTCTCCGATCGGGTCCTCGTCTTCCCGCGCGGCAAGGGATCCACGGTCGGATCGTACGTCCTCTACGGCCTCGCCCAGCGTGGGAACGCGCCCGCGGCGATCGTCAACGCCGAGACGGAGACCATCGTCGCCACCGGCGCCATTCTGGGCGAAATCCCATGTGTCGATGGCATCGACGTGACCGACCTCGAGGACGGCGATCGCGTCAACGTCGACGCGGACGAGGGCACCGTGACGGTGCTGGAGGACTAA
- a CDS encoding NAD(+)/NADH kinase, translating to MTSENRADPQSEIGVVGEDEAAIADRVRAAGASAAVVEPAGAAEVDTTIAVGKEALISLVREGVTGPVLPVGVDGSVPGVQESRLDGAIESLLNEDVGTTDQPLLRASVGTDHYVALMDIMTVTEEPAKISEFTIETRVRDRARTVDRVRADGVVVATAAGTPGYATAAGGPVIDPASSAVSVVPVGPFRIEQTHWTLELPVTLTVAREGAAVSLLVDDAEVAPVPTDEPVELTWGEPLTLVLTEQSRSSFAGEQ from the coding sequence ATGACCAGCGAGAACCGGGCCGATCCCCAGTCCGAAATCGGGGTCGTCGGCGAGGACGAGGCGGCGATTGCGGACCGGGTCCGTGCCGCGGGCGCCAGCGCGGCCGTCGTCGAGCCCGCCGGAGCCGCCGAGGTCGATACGACGATTGCGGTGGGGAAGGAGGCACTCATCTCGCTCGTTCGGGAGGGTGTGACGGGACCGGTTCTCCCGGTGGGAGTCGACGGGAGTGTCCCTGGCGTCCAGGAGTCGAGGCTGGACGGGGCGATCGAATCACTCCTGAACGAGGACGTCGGGACGACCGATCAGCCCCTTCTCAGGGCGTCGGTCGGAACGGATCACTACGTCGCGTTGATGGACATCATGACCGTCACCGAGGAGCCCGCGAAAATATCCGAATTCACCATCGAAACGCGCGTGCGCGACCGGGCACGCACCGTCGACCGTGTGCGCGCGGACGGCGTCGTCGTCGCGACGGCGGCGGGAACGCCGGGCTACGCCACCGCGGCCGGGGGTCCCGTGATCGATCCCGCCTCCTCGGCGGTATCGGTCGTTCCCGTCGGGCCGTTTCGGATCGAACAGACACACTGGACGCTCGAGTTACCCGTGACGCTTACGGTTGCACGTGAGGGAGCGGCGGTCTCGTTGTTGGTCGACGACGCGGAGGTCGCTCCCGTCCCGACCGACGAGCCGGTCGAACTGACGTGGGGTGAACCGCTCACCCTCGTTCTGACCGAACAGTCGCGGTCGTCGTTCGCCGGAGAACAGTAG
- the nth gene encoding endonuclease III yields the protein MGMPRETREEQVAEVIDRLSTAYPDATISLDFSNRLELLVAVILSAQCPDERVNRVTTTLFERFPDAQAYADAEEDAIREVISSITYPNSKAEYLVGVGETLVTEHDGEVPDTMAELTDLPGVGRKTANVVLQHGHDLTEGIVVDTHVQRISRRLGITAEERPAAIENDLMEIVPREHWKPWTHWLISHGRDTCTARNPDCENCRLADICPSSKVDEEIDLASGEQW from the coding sequence ATGGGCATGCCGCGCGAGACCCGCGAGGAACAGGTCGCCGAGGTCATTGACCGGCTCTCGACGGCGTATCCCGACGCGACGATCTCCCTCGACTTCTCGAACCGCCTCGAATTGCTGGTCGCGGTCATCCTCTCCGCGCAGTGTCCGGACGAGCGCGTCAACCGAGTTACCACGACGCTCTTCGAGCGGTTCCCCGACGCGCAGGCGTACGCCGACGCAGAGGAGGACGCGATACGGGAGGTCATCTCATCCATCACGTACCCGAACAGCAAGGCTGAGTATCTGGTTGGCGTCGGCGAGACGCTCGTCACCGAACACGACGGCGAGGTCCCCGACACCATGGCCGAACTCACCGACCTCCCGGGCGTCGGACGAAAGACAGCCAACGTTGTACTCCAGCACGGACACGATCTGACCGAGGGGATCGTCGTGGACACGCACGTCCAGCGCATCTCCCGTCGCCTCGGCATCACGGCAGAGGAGCGGCCAGCGGCCATCGAGAACGACCTCATGGAAATCGTACCGCGGGAACACTGGAAGCCGTGGACGCACTGGCTCATTTCGCACGGACGCGACACCTGTACTGCACGGAATCCTGACTGTGAGAACTGCCGACTCGCGGACATCTGCCCGTCCTCGAAGGTGGACGAGGAAATCGATCTCGCGAGCGGCGAGCAGTGGTAA
- a CDS encoding aconitase X, whose translation MAMHLTADEEALLDSDNPAVRKAMELLVRLGDIYGADEMVEIASAQASGISYKSIGDPGMEFLEGFAEEGAEVRVQTFANPAGMDIDRWEEMGVSPEFAKKQRRILQALREMGVTLSFTCTPYLAGNLPRRNQHIAWAESSAVSFANSVIGARTNREGGPSALAAAITGRTPKYGLHLPENRTATHRIHVDPSLDTQADFAALGSWTGSIVEDEVPYFTGVEDATTDDLKALGAAMAATGAVALYFVEDITTDETPPIDAETLAFESGDLESEYADLTDTEDTDLVVFGCPHSSVEEIERIADRLEGESIQGDMWVCTSRSNKTWSDRQGYTDTIEAAGGTVLSDTCNVVAPIEEMGYESTATDSAKAATYLPGFGNQRVKFDDKLSLLEEVTE comes from the coding sequence ATGGCTATGCATTTGACCGCCGACGAAGAGGCACTGCTCGACTCCGACAACCCGGCCGTCCGGAAGGCCATGGAGTTGCTCGTCCGGCTGGGGGACATCTACGGGGCCGACGAGATGGTCGAAATCGCGTCGGCCCAGGCCTCCGGTATCTCCTACAAGTCGATCGGGGATCCCGGGATGGAGTTCCTCGAGGGGTTCGCCGAGGAGGGCGCCGAGGTTCGCGTCCAGACCTTCGCGAATCCGGCCGGCATGGACATTGACCGCTGGGAGGAGATGGGCGTAAGCCCCGAGTTCGCAAAGAAACAGCGCCGCATCCTCCAGGCGCTCCGGGAGATGGGCGTTACCCTCTCGTTTACCTGTACGCCCTATCTCGCCGGCAACCTCCCGCGCCGCAATCAGCACATCGCCTGGGCGGAGTCCTCGGCCGTCTCCTTTGCCAACTCCGTGATTGGCGCGCGAACCAACCGCGAGGGCGGTCCCTCGGCGCTCGCCGCGGCCATCACGGGTCGCACGCCGAAGTACGGCCTCCATCTGCCGGAAAACCGGACGGCGACCCATCGCATCCACGTCGACCCCTCTCTGGACACGCAGGCCGATTTTGCAGCGCTGGGGTCGTGGACGGGGAGCATCGTCGAGGACGAGGTGCCGTACTTTACGGGCGTCGAGGATGCCACGACCGACGACCTGAAAGCGCTCGGCGCGGCGATGGCCGCGACGGGTGCGGTCGCGCTCTACTTCGTCGAGGACATCACGACAGACGAGACGCCTCCGATCGACGCCGAGACGCTCGCCTTCGAGTCGGGCGATCTGGAATCCGAGTACGCCGACCTGACCGATACGGAGGACACGGATCTGGTCGTCTTCGGGTGCCCCCACTCCTCCGTCGAGGAGATCGAACGGATTGCGGATCGCCTCGAGGGCGAGTCCATCCAGGGTGACATGTGGGTCTGCACGAGCCGCTCGAACAAGACGTGGTCCGACCGGCAAGGCTACACGGATACCATCGAGGCGGCCGGCGGAACGGTACTGAGTGATACCTGCAACGTGGTCGCCCCCATCGAGGAGATGGGCTACGAGTCGACCGCGACGGATTCGGCCAAAGCCGCCACCTATCTCCCCGGATTCGGCAATCAACGGGTCAAATTCGACGACAAGCTCTCGCTGCTCGAGGAGGTGACCGAATGA
- a CDS encoding polyprenyl synthetase family protein, with protein MREALSEWRPLVDEEIERLLAREMTDDDFANLFGEPRFAYDTDALNEALIEPTWDLLDRGGKRWRPVLFLKIVEGLGYDPHEYLPYATIPEILHTGTIVVDDVEDGASLRRGEEAIHHRYGTDVALNAGNALYFVPLKIVSANPADLSSEQQLAVYEMLTFELNRTHLGQGTDIVWHNQCNIDISEDEYLEMSACKTGCLGRIAGRLAALVTNQPTAVEGALAGYAESLSIAFQIGDDILDVKNSLDEAGAFGKAFGNDIREGKRTLMTIHAVQEGTEAQSERLEEILTADAVADDEIREVIEILQTTDSVEYARERALEFAADARSHLDDLDLVPAVEDDLREFTRFVIERER; from the coding sequence ATGCGGGAAGCGCTGTCCGAGTGGCGTCCGCTGGTCGACGAGGAGATCGAGCGGTTACTGGCCCGCGAGATGACGGATGACGACTTCGCGAACCTGTTCGGCGAGCCGCGATTCGCGTACGACACGGACGCGTTGAACGAGGCACTCATCGAACCGACCTGGGATCTGCTTGACCGAGGCGGGAAGCGCTGGCGACCGGTCCTCTTTTTGAAAATCGTCGAAGGACTCGGCTACGACCCCCACGAATACCTCCCGTACGCGACGATTCCGGAGATACTCCACACGGGAACTATCGTCGTCGACGACGTCGAGGACGGGGCGTCGCTTCGCCGGGGAGAGGAGGCCATCCACCACCGCTACGGCACCGACGTCGCGCTCAACGCCGGGAACGCCCTGTACTTCGTCCCACTGAAGATCGTCTCTGCCAATCCGGCCGACCTCTCGTCCGAACAGCAACTCGCCGTCTACGAGATGCTGACCTTCGAATTGAACCGCACCCACCTGGGACAGGGGACGGATATCGTCTGGCACAATCAGTGCAATATCGACATCAGCGAAGACGAGTACCTGGAGATGAGCGCGTGCAAGACCGGTTGTCTCGGCCGCATCGCCGGGCGACTGGCGGCGCTCGTCACGAACCAGCCGACCGCCGTGGAGGGCGCCCTGGCGGGATACGCGGAGTCGCTGTCGATCGCATTTCAGATCGGCGACGACATCCTCGACGTGAAAAACAGCCTCGACGAGGCGGGAGCATTCGGGAAAGCATTCGGCAACGACATCCGTGAGGGGAAACGGACGCTCATGACCATTCACGCCGTTCAGGAGGGGACCGAGGCGCAATCGGAACGGCTGGAAGAAATCCTCACCGCCGACGCCGTAGCGGACGACGAGATACGGGAGGTCATCGAGATTCTGCAGACCACGGACAGCGTGGAGTACGCAAGAGAGCGCGCACTCGAGTTTGCCGCCGACGCCCGATCACATCTCGACGATCTCGATCTCGTCCCGGCCGTAGAGGACGACCTGCGTGAGTTCACCAGGTTCGTCATCGAGCGAGAGCGCTGA